A genomic segment from Drosophila willistoni isolate 14030-0811.24 chromosome 2L unlocalized genomic scaffold, UCI_dwil_1.1 Seg168, whole genome shotgun sequence encodes:
- the LOC6640772 gene encoding protein DR_1172 isoform X2: protein MFSSLTASLKNFGDKTANLFSKKKDEAEKLANDKATEAQKLAEEQAKKVGQSVQQTKSEAEQLATSTAKDAAALAAAEAQKAGQAIDQGVSRAAGAVNQTKQAVDNTVHQAQTVAQNSKQAAANIAEATQRSAANAVDQTKKAANEAINKSVKAAETVADQKLKEAEGAIDGALKQTSQAVDQKLHEANQYVDQKRNSLEKNIQETASHAQDSAGQQASQLLGKLNLK, encoded by the exons CCTCTTTGAAGAACTTTGGCGACAAGACAGCCAATCTGTTCAGCAAGAAGAAGGATGAGGCTGAGAAATTGGCCAACGATAAGGCCACCGAGGCACAGAAGCTAGCCGAAGAGCAGGCTAAGAAGGTGGGTCAATCAGTGCAGCAGACCAAGAGTGAAGCCGAACAATTGGCCACCAGCACTG CCAAGGATGCTGCTGCCTTGGCTGCCGCTGAGGCCCAAAAGGCTGGTCAGGCCATCGATCAGGGTGTTAGCCGTGCCGCTGGCGCTGTCAATCAAACCAAACAGGCTGTGGACAACACCGTGCATCAGGCTCAAACAGTGGCCCAGAACTCCAAGCAGGCGGCAGCCAACATTGCCGAGGCTACTCAACGTTCTGCTGCCAATGCTGTCGATCAGACCAAAAAGGCCGCCAACGAGGCCATCAACAAGAGTGTAAAGGCAGCCGAAACTGTTGCCGATCAGAAGCTAAAGGAAGCCGAAGGAGCCATCGATGGTGCCCTCAAGCAGACCAGCCAGGCTGTCGACCAGAAATTGCACGAGGCCAATCAGTATGTGGATCAGAAGCGCAACAGTCTCGAGAAGAATATCCAGGAGACCGCGAGCCATGCCCAGGATAGTGCCGGTCAGCAGGCTAGCCAATTGTTGGGCAAACTGAATTTGAAGTAA
- the LOC6640773 gene encoding CRACD-like protein: protein MKYLVLGLLTLLSVLPKEQLLGTATACSRRYLRRINGKCYYFSVKKLNWYGALNNCLRKGLTLADLSNPADFYGAIGFLSSKGNTEDFWFSANDLQTEGRYQYASSGRLVKFFSNYSIVEPAEHSDCSDCLEVRIRSNLTVVADDSCLERQYFICSEHYCNTDGALGKPRHHSHEHLHHFHHDIGDEDEEGGEEPPVDLALSQSLENLGSNSEQAVAPKDLPDQTPTSPWDTDLHETTMGDEENKSAIKSSGEGENNGDKPSGAEASPGGNATQASPGGEPPSESATTPAAGAPGEGGAVADATTPAADAPAAAPGAPAADAPAAAPDAPAADAPAAAPDAPAADAPAT, encoded by the exons ATGAAGTATCTAGTACTTGGGCTATTGACACTGTTGAGTGTTTTGCCCAAGGAGCAGCTCCTGGGCACGGCCACGGCCTGTTCGAGACGTTACCTTAGGCGCATAAATGGCAAATGTTACTATTTTTCGGTGAAGAAG TTAAATTGGTATGGAGCTCTAAATAATTGCCTGCGCAAGGGCCTAACACTGGCCGATTTGAGTAATCCAGCGGATTTCTATGGGGCCATTGGGTTTCTCAGCTCGAAGGGCAACACAGAGGATTTCTGGTTCAGTGCCAACGATCTGCAGACTGAAGGACGCTATCAGTATGCCAGCAGTGGACGTTTAGTTAAGTTCTTTAGCAACTATAGCATTGTAGAGCCTGCAGAGCATTCGGATTGCTCTGATTGCTTGGAGGTACGCATACGCTCCAACCTGACTGTGGTGGCGGATGATAGTTGCCTGGAACGGCAATATTTCATCTGCTCGGAACATTATTGCAACACAGATGGAGCCTTGGGCAAACCTCGTCATCACAGTCACGAGCATTTACATCACTTCCATCATGATATTGGcgatgaagatgaagaaggTGGAGAGGAACCGCCCGTTGACTTAGCTCTGAGTCAATCGCTTGAAAATTTGGGCAGCAATTCAGAGCAAGCGGTAGCTCCAAAAGATCTACCAGATCAGACACCAACGTCTCCCTGGGATACCGATCTACACGAAACAACTATGGGAGATGAGGAGAATAAGTCTGCAATAAAATCCAGTGGCGAAGGGGAAAACAATGGCGACAAACCAAGCGGGGCTGAAGCTTCGCCAGGCGGTAATGCAACACAAGCATCACCTGGGGGAGAACCTCCTAGCGAATCGGCTACCACTCCAGCAGCAGGAGCACCTGGCGAAGGTGGTGCTGTCGCTGATGCAACAACTCCCGCCGCAGATGCTCCTGCTGCAGCGCCAGGTGCCCCCGCCGCAGATGCCCCTGCTGCAGCTCCTGATGCTCCCGCCGCTGATGCCCCTGCTGCAGCTCCTGATGCTCCCGCCGCGGATGCCCCTGCTACTTAA
- the LOC6640772 gene encoding protein DR_1172 isoform X1, producing MFPSRQNQTSLKNFGDKTANLFSKKKDEAEKLANDKATEAQKLAEEQAKKVGQSVQQTKSEAEQLATSTAKDAAALAAAEAQKAGQAIDQGVSRAAGAVNQTKQAVDNTVHQAQTVAQNSKQAAANIAEATQRSAANAVDQTKKAANEAINKSVKAAETVADQKLKEAEGAIDGALKQTSQAVDQKLHEANQYVDQKRNSLEKNIQETASHAQDSAGQQASQLLGKLNLK from the exons ATGTTTCCCAGTCGTCAAAATCAAA CCTCTTTGAAGAACTTTGGCGACAAGACAGCCAATCTGTTCAGCAAGAAGAAGGATGAGGCTGAGAAATTGGCCAACGATAAGGCCACCGAGGCACAGAAGCTAGCCGAAGAGCAGGCTAAGAAGGTGGGTCAATCAGTGCAGCAGACCAAGAGTGAAGCCGAACAATTGGCCACCAGCACTG CCAAGGATGCTGCTGCCTTGGCTGCCGCTGAGGCCCAAAAGGCTGGTCAGGCCATCGATCAGGGTGTTAGCCGTGCCGCTGGCGCTGTCAATCAAACCAAACAGGCTGTGGACAACACCGTGCATCAGGCTCAAACAGTGGCCCAGAACTCCAAGCAGGCGGCAGCCAACATTGCCGAGGCTACTCAACGTTCTGCTGCCAATGCTGTCGATCAGACCAAAAAGGCCGCCAACGAGGCCATCAACAAGAGTGTAAAGGCAGCCGAAACTGTTGCCGATCAGAAGCTAAAGGAAGCCGAAGGAGCCATCGATGGTGCCCTCAAGCAGACCAGCCAGGCTGTCGACCAGAAATTGCACGAGGCCAATCAGTATGTGGATCAGAAGCGCAACAGTCTCGAGAAGAATATCCAGGAGACCGCGAGCCATGCCCAGGATAGTGCCGGTCAGCAGGCTAGCCAATTGTTGGGCAAACTGAATTTGAAGTAA